The proteins below come from a single Prolixibacter sp. NT017 genomic window:
- a CDS encoding glycoside hydrolase family 27 protein yields the protein MRDAGYQYIVIDDCWQVGRDSAGNIIPDPKRFPSGMKALADYIHMKGLKFGIYSCAGSLTCQGRPGSRGYQFQDARQYAVWGVDYLKYDWCSNDGQDPKAAYKTMSDALKASGRSIVFSICEWGEGKPWKWGEGIGNLWRTTADIRDCYHCTFDWGGLGVLDIIDKQADLWRYAGPGHWNDPDMLEVGNGGMTYDEYKTHFSMWAMLAAPLMAGNDLTKMDKQTREILTNSDVIAVDQDSKGEQARKFMDLGEYEIWAKPLSNGEIAVCFLNRTNQPWKLNYDWTKQTMYFVRDVDLHQRVYGVYDLWEHKTIGQTNQRLKREIPAHGVLMVRLSLMKK from the coding sequence ATGCGGGATGCCGGTTATCAGTACATCGTTATTGACGATTGCTGGCAGGTAGGCCGTGACAGTGCGGGAAACATCATTCCCGACCCGAAGCGTTTCCCGTCCGGGATGAAAGCGCTGGCTGATTACATTCACATGAAGGGATTGAAGTTCGGAATTTATTCCTGTGCGGGATCTTTGACCTGCCAGGGGCGTCCTGGTAGCCGCGGTTATCAGTTTCAGGATGCTCGTCAGTATGCTGTTTGGGGGGTGGACTATCTGAAATACGACTGGTGTTCGAATGACGGTCAGGATCCGAAAGCTGCCTATAAAACAATGAGTGATGCGCTGAAGGCATCGGGAAGGTCCATCGTTTTTTCCATTTGCGAATGGGGCGAAGGTAAACCCTGGAAATGGGGAGAAGGAATAGGAAATCTTTGGCGTACAACAGCTGATATACGTGATTGTTACCACTGTACCTTCGACTGGGGAGGCCTGGGCGTGCTCGATATCATCGATAAACAGGCAGACTTGTGGCGGTATGCCGGCCCTGGGCACTGGAATGATCCTGATATGCTGGAGGTCGGGAATGGAGGAATGACTTACGATGAATACAAAACGCATTTTTCCATGTGGGCCATGTTGGCAGCTCCGTTGATGGCTGGTAACGATTTGACAAAGATGGATAAACAGACGCGGGAAATACTGACCAATTCCGATGTTATTGCTGTCGATCAGGATTCGAAAGGCGAACAAGCCCGCAAGTTTATGGATTTGGGTGAATATGAGATATGGGCTAAGCCGCTTAGCAACGGAGAGATTGCTGTTTGTTTTCTCAACCGGACTAACCAGCCCTGGAAACTCAATTACGACTGGACAAAGCAGACCATGTACTTTGTGCGGGACGTAGATTTACATCAGCGTGTATATGGCGTCTATGACCTTTGGGAGCACAAGACAATTGGGCAAACCAACCAGCGGCTAAAAAGAGAGATTCCTGCCCATGGGGTACTAATGGTGCGTCTTTCTCTAATGAAAAAATAA